Proteins from one Vicinamibacterales bacterium genomic window:
- the kdpA gene encoding potassium-transporting ATPase subunit KdpA, giving the protein WLDPALRPIERLIYAATGVDETHEMRWTEYAAAMLLFSVVSMLVLYLMLRVQQWLPWNPQHFPAVPPPLAFNTAASFTTNTNWQAYSGESTMSYLTQMAGLAFHNFASAATGIALAIAFIRGIAQREKATLGNFWVDLVRCSLWVLLPFCVAGALFLVSQGVVQNLRSYDVVKTVEGATQTIAQGPVASQEIIKEFGTNGGGFFNANSAHPFENPTPLTNFVEMFCIFAISAGLTFTLGDMTGSRRHGWAVWAAMAFLFLAGVTTAYWAEAKGNPMFTQAGASQAVTAGSPGGNMEGKEVRFGIANSALFATVTTDASCGAINSWHDSFTPIGGLVPLVNIMLGEVIFGGVGAGMYGILIFVVLSVFIAGLMVGRTPEYLGKKIESYDVQMAMLVVLVFPLTILVFSGISMVAPSFGTSSILNPGPHGLSEILYAYTSGTGNNGSAFGGLNANTNWYNVSIGVAMLVGRFFMILPMLAIAGNLGGKKRVPPSPGTFPVTTPLFTGLLVSVVVIVGALTFFPALSLGPIVEHLMMLQGKVF; this is encoded by the coding sequence TGGCTCGATCCGGCTCTGCGCCCGATCGAGCGGCTGATCTACGCCGCGACGGGCGTCGACGAGACGCACGAGATGCGCTGGACGGAATACGCGGCGGCGATGCTGCTGTTCAGTGTGGTCTCGATGCTCGTGCTCTACCTGATGTTGCGCGTGCAGCAGTGGCTGCCGTGGAACCCTCAGCATTTCCCGGCGGTCCCGCCGCCGCTGGCCTTCAATACCGCCGCGTCGTTCACCACGAACACCAACTGGCAAGCCTATAGCGGCGAGTCGACGATGAGCTATCTCACGCAGATGGCCGGACTCGCGTTCCACAACTTCGCGTCGGCGGCGACCGGCATCGCGCTCGCTATCGCGTTCATTCGCGGCATCGCGCAGCGCGAGAAAGCGACCCTCGGCAACTTCTGGGTCGACCTCGTCCGCTGCAGTCTGTGGGTACTGCTGCCCTTCTGCGTCGCCGGGGCGCTCTTCCTCGTCTCGCAGGGCGTCGTCCAGAATCTCCGCTCCTACGATGTGGTGAAAACCGTCGAGGGGGCGACGCAGACGATCGCGCAGGGGCCGGTCGCCTCGCAGGAAATCATCAAGGAGTTCGGCACCAACGGCGGCGGCTTTTTCAACGCCAACAGTGCGCATCCGTTCGAGAATCCGACGCCGCTCACCAACTTTGTCGAGATGTTCTGCATCTTCGCCATCTCGGCCGGGTTGACGTTCACGCTCGGCGACATGACCGGCTCACGCCGGCACGGCTGGGCGGTGTGGGCCGCGATGGCGTTCCTCTTCCTCGCCGGTGTGACGACCGCGTACTGGGCCGAGGCGAAGGGCAACCCGATGTTTACGCAGGCCGGCGCCAGCCAGGCGGTCACCGCCGGATCGCCCGGCGGCAACATGGAGGGCAAGGAAGTCCGGTTCGGCATCGCCAACTCCGCGCTCTTCGCCACGGTGACGACCGACGCCAGTTGCGGCGCGATCAACAGCTGGCACGACTCGTTCACCCCGATCGGCGGCCTGGTCCCGCTCGTCAACATCATGCTCGGCGAGGTGATCTTCGGCGGTGTCGGCGCCGGCATGTACGGCATCCTCATCTTCGTCGTGCTCTCGGTGTTCATTGCCGGCCTGATGGTCGGCCGCACGCCGGAGTACCTGGGCAAGAAGATCGAATCGTACGACGTGCAGATGGCCATGCTCGTCGTGCTGGTGTTCCCGCTGACCATCCTGGTCTTCAGCGGGATCTCGATGGTTGCACCGTCGTTCGGCACGTCGAGCATCCTGAACCCGGGCCCGCACGGGCTCTCCGAGATTCTCTACGCCTACACCTCGGGAACGGGTAACAACGGATCCGCGTTCGGCGGACTCAATGCCAACACCAACTGGTACAACGTCAGCATCGGCGTCGCGATGCTGGTCGGCCGCTTCTTCATGATCCTGCCGATGCTGGCCATCGCCGGCAATCTCGGCGGCAAGAAGCGCGTGCCGCCGTCGCCGGGAACGTTCCCGGTGACGACGCCGCTCTTCACCGGCCTGCTGGTGAGCGTGGTCGTGATCGTCGGCGCGCTGACGTTCTTCCCGGCGCTCAGCCTCGGCCCCATCGTCGAGCATCTGATGATGCTCCAGGGAAAGGTGTTCTGA
- the kdpB gene encoding potassium-transporting ATPase subunit KdpB: protein MAPASKASRSIWDAQIIRRAALDSLVKLHPRTMAKNPVMFVVEVGSVLTTLALVRDAIGGRGSLGFEIQITFWLWLTVLFANFAEAMAEGRGKAQADTLRRARTETVANRLTPAGLIDVVPASSLRRGDVVMVKAGEFIPGDGEIVEGIASVDESAITGESAPVIREAGGDRSAVTGGTQVLSDWIMVRVTANPGHSFLDRMIALVEGAERQKTPNEIALNILLAGLTIIFLLAVVTLQPFAVYSGAPQTVFVLVSLLVCLIPTTIGGLLSAIGIAGMDRLVQRNVLAMSGRAVEAAGDVHTLLLDKTGTITFGNRQATEFRPAPGIGDAALADAAQLASLADETPEGRSIVVLAKQQYNIRGRDLAAHEATFIPFTAQTRMSGVDVDGRRIRKGAADAIERFVMQQGSAFPVELRQQVDRIAREGGTPLVVAEGPRALGVVHLKDIVKGGIRERFAALRAMGIRTVMITGDNPLTAASIASEAGVDDFLAEATPEDKMALIKREQADGKLVAMTGDGTNDAPALAQADVGVAMNTGTQAAKEAGNMVDLDSSPTKLIDIVEIGKQLLMTRGALTTFSIANDVAKYFAIIPAMFAAAFPVLMALNVMGLRTPQSAILSAVIFNALIIVALVPLALRGVTYRAMSAEALLRRNLFIYGVGGIVAPFIGIKIIDIVITALRLA from the coding sequence ATGGCGCCCGCCTCCAAGGCTTCGAGATCCATCTGGGACGCGCAGATCATCCGCCGTGCCGCACTGGATTCGCTCGTCAAGCTGCATCCTCGGACGATGGCGAAGAACCCGGTCATGTTCGTCGTCGAAGTCGGCAGCGTGCTGACCACCCTGGCGCTCGTGCGCGACGCGATCGGCGGACGCGGCAGCCTTGGCTTCGAGATCCAGATCACCTTCTGGCTGTGGCTGACCGTGCTCTTCGCCAACTTCGCCGAGGCAATGGCCGAGGGCCGCGGCAAGGCCCAGGCCGACACGCTGCGCCGCGCGCGGACCGAGACTGTCGCCAACCGGCTGACGCCGGCGGGCCTGATCGACGTCGTCCCCGCCTCGTCCCTGCGCAGGGGCGACGTCGTCATGGTCAAGGCCGGCGAGTTCATCCCGGGCGATGGTGAGATCGTCGAAGGCATCGCGTCGGTGGACGAGTCGGCGATCACCGGCGAGTCGGCGCCGGTGATTCGCGAGGCCGGCGGCGATCGCTCGGCCGTGACCGGCGGCACGCAGGTACTGTCGGACTGGATCATGGTGCGGGTCACGGCCAATCCCGGGCACTCGTTTCTCGACCGCATGATCGCGCTCGTCGAAGGGGCCGAGCGGCAGAAGACGCCGAACGAGATCGCCCTCAACATCCTGCTCGCCGGCTTGACGATCATCTTCCTGCTCGCGGTGGTGACGCTGCAGCCGTTCGCCGTCTACTCGGGCGCGCCGCAGACGGTGTTCGTGCTGGTGTCGCTGCTTGTCTGCCTTATCCCGACGACCATCGGCGGCCTGCTCTCGGCAATCGGCATCGCCGGGATGGACCGTCTGGTCCAGCGCAACGTGCTCGCGATGTCGGGCCGCGCCGTCGAGGCGGCCGGCGACGTGCACACGCTCCTCCTCGACAAGACCGGCACGATCACCTTCGGCAACCGGCAGGCCACCGAGTTCCGGCCGGCGCCGGGCATCGGCGACGCCGCGCTCGCCGACGCGGCGCAGCTCGCGTCGCTGGCCGACGAAACGCCGGAAGGCCGATCGATCGTCGTGCTCGCCAAGCAGCAGTACAACATTCGCGGCCGCGACCTGGCGGCGCACGAAGCGACGTTCATCCCGTTCACCGCGCAGACCCGCATGTCGGGCGTCGATGTCGACGGGCGGCGGATCCGCAAGGGCGCGGCGGATGCCATCGAACGGTTCGTGATGCAGCAGGGGTCGGCGTTCCCGGTGGAGCTGCGCCAGCAGGTGGATCGGATCGCGCGTGAAGGGGGCACGCCGCTCGTCGTCGCGGAGGGACCGCGTGCGCTGGGCGTTGTCCACCTCAAGGACATCGTCAAGGGCGGCATCCGCGAGCGTTTCGCGGCGCTGCGCGCCATGGGGATCCGCACGGTGATGATCACCGGCGACAACCCCTTGACCGCGGCGTCGATCGCTTCGGAAGCCGGCGTCGACGACTTCCTCGCCGAGGCGACGCCGGAAGACAAGATGGCGTTGATCAAGCGCGAGCAGGCCGACGGCAAGCTCGTGGCGATGACCGGCGACGGCACCAACGACGCGCCGGCGCTGGCGCAGGCCGACGTCGGCGTCGCGATGAACACCGGCACGCAGGCCGCCAAGGAAGCCGGCAACATGGTCGATCTCGACTCCAGCCCCACCAAGCTGATCGACATCGTCGAGATCGGCAAGCAGCTGCTGATGACGCGCGGGGCGCTGACGACGTTCTCGATCGCCAACGACGTGGCGAAGTACTTTGCGATCATTCCCGCGATGTTCGCGGCGGCGTTCCCGGTGTTGATGGCGCTGAACGTCATGGGCCTGAGGACGCCGCAGTCGGCGATCCTGTCGGCGGTCATCTTCAACGCGCTGATCATCGTCGCGCTGGTGCCGCTGGCTCTCCGAGGCGTGACCTACCGCGCCATGAGCGCCGAGGCGTTGCTGCGGCGCAACCTGTTCATCTACGGCGTCGGCGGCATTGTGGCGCCGTTCATCGGCATCAAGATCATCGACATCGTCATCACCGCGCTGAGGCTGGCATGA
- the kdpC gene encoding potassium-transporting ATPase subunit KdpC, producing the protein MNLKKNLIVAVLMTVVTTVLLGLVYPLVVTGLAQILFRDKANGQLVERGGHPVGSAIIGQGFASPGYFHSRASAAGSGYDATSSGGTNLGPTNKKLIDSVRAAVDAARKEHPDTPVPIDMVTTSASGVDPDITPDNAMFQVPRIANARGIRETDLQAFVEAHIEPRQLGFLGEPRVNVLMLNLDMDARWPAAGRARK; encoded by the coding sequence ATGAATCTGAAGAAGAATCTGATCGTTGCCGTCCTGATGACCGTCGTCACGACGGTGCTGCTCGGCCTCGTCTACCCGCTCGTGGTCACCGGCCTCGCGCAGATCCTCTTCCGCGACAAGGCGAACGGGCAACTGGTCGAGCGCGGCGGGCATCCGGTCGGCTCGGCGATCATCGGACAGGGATTTGCGTCCCCGGGCTATTTTCACAGCCGCGCGTCCGCAGCCGGCAGCGGCTACGACGCCACCAGCTCCGGCGGCACCAATCTCGGCCCGACCAACAAGAAGCTGATCGACAGCGTTAGGGCGGCTGTCGACGCCGCGCGCAAGGAGCATCCCGACACGCCGGTGCCGATCGACATGGTGACGACGTCGGCATCGGGGGTCGATCCGGACATCACGCCCGATAACGCCATGTTCCAGGTGCCGCGCATCGCCAACGCACGCGGCATCCGCGAGACCGACCTGCAGGCGTTCGTGGAGGCGCACATCGAACCGCGTCAGCTCGGCTTCCTCGGCGAGCCGCGCGTCAACGTCCTGATGCTGAATCTGGACATGGACGCGCGCTGGCCGGCGGCGGGGCGCGCCAGGAAATGA
- a CDS encoding cation:proton antiporter: MSSRALVPWLLAAVALGLLIGGLVIMREGSAQTDALGRLALALTVILIAALVGGHLVARVGQPPVLGELVVGAVLGNMPGLGALHFVGTDPYVDILARVGMLLLLFEVGLELSVGDLFLVGSSALGVAMVGTAASLVLGTLAAVSRSPGAPFAANVFLGAAITATSVGITARVLRDIQASRSAEARVILGAAVIDDVLALVVLGAVSVWATTAPGSASQAGTIAALAMKTVGFLVLAVVLGARWTPAWFRGATRLRGSGALLAIGLALCFFLSWAASAIGLASLVGAFAAGLVLEDSHSELFVRRGERPLGELLQPLTSFLVPLFFVLVGFRMNVGVLLRPEMLALSAVLLLAAIGGKLACAGGVLSRGVARLPVAIGMMPRGEVTLVFAALGGTLQVGGRPLLDERGYAALVAVVIGTTLLTPPLLKWSLTRTPRTRLTQPAA, from the coding sequence ATGTCCTCGCGCGCGCTCGTGCCCTGGCTGCTCGCCGCGGTTGCTCTCGGGCTGCTGATCGGCGGTCTCGTGATCATGCGCGAAGGCTCGGCGCAGACCGACGCGCTCGGCCGGCTGGCCCTGGCGCTGACGGTGATTCTGATCGCGGCGCTGGTCGGCGGCCACTTGGTGGCGCGGGTCGGGCAGCCGCCGGTGCTCGGAGAGCTGGTCGTGGGGGCCGTGCTCGGAAACATGCCCGGGCTGGGCGCGCTCCATTTCGTCGGCACGGATCCCTACGTCGACATCCTGGCGCGGGTCGGCATGCTCCTGCTGCTCTTCGAAGTCGGTCTCGAGCTGTCGGTTGGCGACCTCTTCCTGGTCGGATCGTCGGCGCTCGGCGTGGCGATGGTCGGCACCGCCGCGAGCCTGGTGTTGGGCACGCTCGCCGCAGTCTCGCGCTCGCCCGGCGCGCCATTTGCTGCGAACGTGTTCCTCGGCGCGGCCATAACCGCGACCAGCGTCGGCATTACCGCGCGCGTACTGCGCGACATCCAGGCCTCACGCAGTGCTGAGGCGCGCGTGATTCTCGGCGCCGCGGTCATCGACGACGTGCTGGCGCTCGTCGTGCTCGGGGCGGTGTCCGTCTGGGCGACGACGGCGCCGGGCAGCGCGTCACAGGCGGGGACCATCGCGGCGTTGGCCATGAAAACGGTCGGCTTTCTCGTCCTGGCGGTGGTCCTGGGTGCGCGCTGGACGCCGGCATGGTTTCGCGGCGCTACCCGACTGCGCGGCAGCGGCGCACTGCTCGCCATCGGCCTCGCCCTCTGCTTCTTTCTGTCATGGGCGGCGAGCGCCATCGGCCTGGCGTCGCTGGTGGGGGCATTCGCGGCCGGCCTGGTCCTTGAAGACAGCCATTCGGAGCTGTTCGTCCGCCGCGGCGAACGCCCGCTCGGCGAGCTGCTGCAGCCCCTCACGTCCTTCCTGGTGCCGCTGTTCTTTGTTCTCGTCGGCTTCCGCATGAACGTCGGCGTACTACTGCGGCCGGAAATGCTCGCGCTGTCCGCGGTGCTGCTGCTGGCCGCGATCGGCGGTAAGCTCGCCTGCGCCGGCGGCGTGCTCAGCCGCGGCGTCGCCCGGCTGCCGGTGGCGATCGGCATGATGCCACGTGGGGAGGTGACGCTCGTCTTCGCGGCGCTTGGCGGGACCCTGCAGGTCGGCGGCCGGCCGCTCCTCGACGAACGCGGCTATGCCGCGCTCGTCGCGGTCGTCATCGGCACGACGCTGCTGACACCGCCGTTGCTGAAGTGGAGCCTGACGCGGACGCCGCGCACCCGTCTCACGCAGCCGGCAGCGTGA
- a CDS encoding response regulator transcription factor → MAARILIVDDEPAILATMAPLLRARGYDVSTATTGHAALDAVDRQPPQLVILDLGLPDLDGVEVCRRLREGRAVPIVVLSARGAEQDKVAALDAGADDYVTKPFGAEELLARIRVALRRTEGAAPSGVIKRGDLTLDVDRRRVTRGGDDLRLTPKELELLLFLAQRPGRVLTHRAILKAIWGPNAVDQPEHLRVLVNALRRKLERDPTQPHYIKTEPWVGYRFAEE, encoded by the coding sequence ATGGCGGCCCGCATCCTCATCGTCGACGACGAGCCGGCCATTCTGGCGACCATGGCGCCGCTGCTGCGGGCACGCGGTTACGACGTCTCGACGGCGACGACGGGGCATGCCGCGCTCGACGCGGTAGACCGGCAGCCGCCGCAGCTCGTGATTCTCGACCTCGGCCTGCCTGATCTCGACGGCGTCGAAGTGTGCCGGCGGCTGCGCGAAGGGCGGGCGGTGCCGATCGTCGTGCTCTCGGCGCGCGGCGCCGAGCAGGACAAGGTGGCGGCGCTCGACGCCGGCGCCGACGACTACGTGACCAAGCCGTTCGGCGCCGAAGAACTGCTGGCGCGGATCCGCGTCGCGCTGCGGCGCACCGAAGGGGCGGCGCCGTCGGGCGTGATCAAGCGCGGCGACCTGACGCTCGATGTCGACCGCCGACGCGTCACGCGCGGCGGCGACGATCTACGGTTGACACCCAAGGAGCTCGAGCTGCTGCTGTTCCTGGCGCAGCGCCCCGGCCGCGTGCTGACGCATCGCGCGATCCTCAAGGCGATCTGGGGCCCGAACGCCGTCGATCAGCCGGAACATCTGCGGGTGCTGGTCAACGCGCTTCGGCGAAAGCTCGAGCGGGACCCAACCCAGCCCCATTACATCAAGACCGAGCCGTGGGTCGGCTATCGCTTTGCCGAAGAGTAG
- a CDS encoding DUF4118 domain-containing protein, with product MDWRTVRQLGIGLLGVLAATIGLRTARVENATTVALGYLLVTLFVASLGDVAAAVVTSLMATLCFNFFFLPPVGTFTIADPHNLVALFSFLVVSIVASRLSTTARARAQEALDRRNEVTRLFDLTRDILLTTERDGALAAIARHVARRFELDVVAICVPQADGGWRIVHGGAAAPDVARAELDRALATSAGRIEFDARTRSYGGQQVIAGGDAGPIAVAPVRLGARTIALLVTGGRELEPGTRDAVAGIVAIALERLQFLEERRGAESARHRAELASALLAALSHDLRTPLTAIRTAVTNLDSLDLPEAQRREQARIAAGELERLSRLFDEILDMARIDAGTVRPRRSWTTPAEIVEAALSLAAPALAGRDLRVEARDDEGVEVDPRLAASGLVHLLENAARYAPAGPIEVHGWTDAEGLRLDVRDDGPGVQSQELERLFEPFYRGELFRNRVPGTGMGLAITRGLVGADGGRVWAENLSPRGAAFSIAVPGRTHAVAAVE from the coding sequence GTGGACTGGCGGACGGTACGGCAACTGGGCATCGGACTGCTCGGCGTGCTCGCGGCGACAATCGGGCTGCGGACCGCGCGCGTGGAGAACGCCACCACGGTGGCGCTCGGCTATCTGCTGGTCACGCTCTTCGTCGCGTCTCTGGGCGACGTGGCGGCCGCCGTCGTGACCTCGCTGATGGCCACGCTCTGCTTCAACTTTTTTTTCCTGCCGCCGGTCGGCACCTTCACGATCGCCGATCCGCACAACCTGGTCGCGCTCTTTTCGTTTCTCGTCGTCAGCATCGTCGCGAGCCGTCTGTCGACCACCGCCCGGGCCCGTGCGCAGGAGGCGCTCGATCGTCGCAACGAGGTGACGCGGCTCTTCGACCTGACGCGCGACATCCTGTTGACGACGGAGCGCGACGGAGCCCTGGCGGCCATCGCGCGTCACGTGGCGAGGCGTTTCGAGCTCGACGTGGTCGCGATTTGCGTGCCGCAGGCCGACGGAGGCTGGCGGATCGTTCATGGCGGAGCGGCGGCGCCGGACGTCGCGAGGGCGGAGCTCGATCGGGCGTTGGCAACCAGTGCCGGACGCATCGAGTTCGACGCCCGGACGCGTTCCTACGGCGGCCAGCAGGTCATCGCCGGCGGCGACGCCGGCCCGATCGCCGTCGCGCCGGTGCGCCTCGGCGCGCGGACGATCGCGCTGCTCGTCACCGGCGGCCGCGAGCTGGAGCCAGGCACGCGTGACGCCGTCGCCGGCATCGTCGCCATCGCGCTGGAGCGCTTGCAGTTCCTCGAGGAGCGACGCGGCGCCGAGTCGGCGCGGCATCGCGCCGAGCTGGCGTCGGCGCTGCTGGCGGCGCTGAGCCACGATCTGCGCACACCGCTGACCGCGATCCGCACCGCCGTCACCAATCTCGATTCCCTCGATCTGCCGGAAGCCCAGCGCCGCGAGCAGGCGCGCATCGCGGCGGGCGAGCTCGAGCGTCTGTCACGGCTGTTCGATGAGATCCTCGACATGGCGCGGATCGACGCCGGCACGGTGCGGCCGCGCCGATCGTGGACGACGCCGGCGGAAATCGTCGAGGCGGCGCTGAGCCTGGCGGCACCGGCGCTCGCCGGGCGCGACCTGCGCGTCGAGGCGCGCGACGACGAGGGGGTCGAAGTCGATCCGCGGCTGGCTGCGTCCGGCCTCGTCCACCTGCTCGAGAACGCCGCCCGCTACGCGCCGGCGGGCCCCATCGAGGTGCACGGCTGGACCGATGCCGAGGGGCTGCGGCTCGACGTCCGCGACGATGGCCCCGGCGTGCAATCGCAGGAACTGGAACGGTTGTTCGAGCCGTTCTACCGCGGCGAGTTGTTCCGGAACCGGGTGCCGGGGACCGGCATGGGACTGGCGATCACGCGCGGCCTGGTCGGCGCCGACGGCGGCCGAGTATGGGCGGAAAACCTCTCGCCGCGCGGCGCCGCCTTCTCGATCGCCGTCCCCGGCCGCACACACGCGGTCGCGGCCGTGGAGTAG
- a CDS encoding APC family permease has translation MPDGGVYSSLKRLVVGRPIPTHLAHHERLSKLTGLAVLSSDALSSVAYATEEILRVLVVGGLAATAFARPIGLLIAGLLGLVAFSYRQTIHAYPSGGGAYIVSKDNLGINPALVSAAALLIDYTLTVAVSIAAGVAAVTSAFPSLHVNRVELSLAFLAVLAIGNLRGIRESGRIFSIPTYFFIGMILLLVGVGAFRFMTGTIHPIDTVDRVPIGSGALGWFMLLTAFSNGCTAMTGVEAVSNGVPAFRRPEAKNAAQTLVAMALLAIVMFVGITLLAQEYHVIPSETETIVSQIARGTFGGRGLLYFCVQLATMLILVLAANTAYADFPRLASIVARDAYLPRQFSNQGDRLAFSNGIAALSVFAALLLIVFRGDTHALIPLYMIGVFISFTLSQSGMVVHWRRLREPGWRASAFVNGLGAIATAIVLVIVATTKALEGAWIIIVLIPVLVAIFKATNRHYTHVAAQLSLKGWNGEAPQHSTVLVPIGGVHRAVLQAVAYASSLTDDVRALFVDTDPTATERVRQDWDRWGGTARLEVLPSPYRSLMEPLLEYIDQLQAAHPDDYITVILPEFVPRRWWQHLLHNQRALLIKGALLFRPRVVVTSVPFHLER, from the coding sequence GTGCCCGACGGTGGCGTGTATTCGTCGTTGAAGCGGCTGGTTGTCGGCCGCCCGATTCCCACACATCTCGCCCATCACGAGCGCCTGTCCAAGCTGACGGGGCTCGCCGTGCTGTCGTCCGACGCGCTCTCGTCGGTCGCCTATGCGACCGAGGAAATCCTGCGGGTTCTGGTGGTCGGCGGCCTGGCGGCGACTGCCTTCGCCAGACCGATCGGCCTGCTCATCGCCGGCCTCCTTGGTCTGGTGGCGTTCTCCTACCGCCAGACGATCCATGCGTATCCGAGCGGCGGCGGCGCTTACATCGTCTCGAAGGACAACCTGGGGATCAACCCGGCGCTCGTCTCCGCGGCGGCGCTCCTCATCGACTACACGCTCACCGTCGCGGTCAGCATCGCGGCCGGCGTGGCGGCGGTCACCTCGGCGTTCCCGTCGCTGCACGTCAACCGCGTCGAGCTGTCGCTGGCGTTTCTCGCGGTGCTGGCGATCGGGAACCTCCGCGGCATCCGCGAATCCGGGCGGATCTTTTCCATCCCGACCTACTTCTTCATCGGCATGATCCTGCTCCTCGTCGGGGTCGGCGCGTTCCGGTTCATGACCGGCACGATTCACCCGATCGACACGGTCGATCGCGTGCCGATCGGCTCCGGCGCGCTTGGCTGGTTCATGCTGCTGACGGCGTTCTCGAACGGCTGCACGGCGATGACCGGCGTCGAGGCGGTCTCGAACGGCGTGCCAGCCTTCCGCCGCCCGGAAGCGAAGAACGCGGCGCAAACGCTCGTCGCCATGGCGCTGCTCGCGATCGTCATGTTCGTCGGCATCACGCTGCTCGCTCAGGAATACCACGTCATCCCATCCGAGACCGAGACGATCGTCTCGCAAATCGCGCGCGGCACGTTCGGCGGCCGCGGCCTGCTCTACTTCTGTGTGCAGCTGGCGACGATGCTGATCCTGGTGCTCGCCGCCAACACCGCCTATGCCGACTTCCCGCGTCTGGCATCGATCGTCGCGCGCGACGCCTACCTGCCGCGGCAGTTCTCGAATCAGGGCGATCGGCTCGCCTTCTCGAACGGCATCGCCGCGCTGAGTGTGTTCGCGGCCCTGCTGCTGATCGTCTTCAGGGGGGACACGCACGCGCTGATTCCGCTCTACATGATCGGCGTCTTCATCTCGTTCACGCTGTCGCAAAGCGGCATGGTGGTGCACTGGCGGCGGCTGCGCGAGCCAGGCTGGCGCGCCAGCGCTTTCGTCAACGGTCTCGGCGCCATCGCCACCGCGATTGTCCTGGTCATCGTCGCGACGACCAAGGCGCTCGAGGGGGCCTGGATCATCATCGTGCTGATCCCGGTGCTCGTCGCGATCTTCAAGGCGACCAACCGCCACTACACCCACGTCGCCGCCCAGCTGTCGCTGAAGGGCTGGAACGGGGAGGCGCCGCAGCACAGCACCGTCCTCGTGCCGATCGGCGGCGTCCACCGCGCCGTACTGCAGGCTGTCGCCTACGCGAGCAGCCTGACCGACGACGTGCGGGCCCTGTTTGTGGATACCGATCCGACCGCCACCGAACGGGTGCGCCAGGACTGGGATCGGTGGGGCGGCACCGCGCGCCTGGAGGTGCTGCCGTCGCCGTACCGCTCGCTGATGGAGCCGCTGCTCGAATACATCGACCAGCTGCAGGCGGCCCATCCCGACGACTACATCACCGTCATCCTGCCGGAGTTCGTTCCCCGCCGCTGGTGGCAGCATCTGCTGCACAACCAGCGCGCGCTCTTAATTAAAGGGGCACTCCTCTTTCGGCCGCGGGTGGTGGTGACGAGCGTGCCGTTCCATCTGGAGCGCTAG
- a CDS encoding cation:dicarboxylase symporter family transporter: MLIALLAAIALGGAIAASGSGLALRVADAAAPIGSLWVNAIRMTVIPLIVSLIVTGIASAADVPAVGRMGVRTLLVFVLLLAGMAIVIVPLAASVFALLPDGARPPLPPGAADAAREMASGGQVQSFGSWLLSLLPVNPIAAAASGAMLPFVVFVLLFAVATARSSEATRTTLVAFFRAVGEAMMTLVRGVIWFTPLGVFVLLLPLAAHLGGALAGAIGFYIAAYSAAALVCVAILYPTVRLGAGLPMRRFARAALPGQLIAFSSSSSLASLPALVEAAETELALPAEVTGFVLPVAAAMFKIAGPVSWTVGALFVGWFYHVPLHAPQLATIACASVFLAFAAPGIPRGAFIMLTPLLVAVGLPAEGVGLLIAIDAIPDTFASVLNSTGLLTATVLVARGPASAPDGTARSSPPPAAERGVPL, translated from the coding sequence GTGCTCATCGCGCTCCTGGCGGCCATCGCCTTGGGCGGGGCGATCGCGGCGAGCGGGAGCGGGCTGGCGCTCCGGGTGGCCGACGCGGCAGCGCCGATCGGTTCGCTGTGGGTGAACGCGATCCGCATGACGGTGATTCCGCTCATCGTCTCGCTGATCGTCACCGGCATCGCCTCGGCGGCTGACGTGCCGGCAGTGGGGCGGATGGGCGTGCGGACGCTGCTGGTCTTCGTGCTCCTGCTCGCCGGCATGGCCATCGTCATTGTCCCGCTCGCGGCGTCGGTGTTCGCACTGCTGCCAGACGGCGCTCGGCCGCCGCTGCCGCCGGGCGCCGCTGACGCGGCCAGAGAGATGGCCAGCGGCGGCCAGGTGCAGTCGTTCGGATCGTGGCTCCTCTCGCTGCTGCCGGTGAACCCGATCGCCGCCGCGGCCAGCGGCGCCATGCTGCCGTTTGTCGTGTTCGTGCTGCTGTTCGCGGTCGCCACGGCGCGCAGCTCCGAGGCCACCCGCACGACACTGGTCGCCTTTTTCCGTGCGGTCGGCGAGGCGATGATGACGCTGGTGCGTGGCGTGATCTGGTTCACGCCACTCGGCGTGTTCGTGCTGCTGCTGCCGCTGGCCGCCCACCTCGGTGGCGCGCTCGCGGGCGCGATCGGGTTCTACATCGCCGCGTATTCGGCGGCGGCGCTGGTCTGCGTCGCGATTCTGTATCCGACCGTCCGGCTCGGCGCCGGCCTGCCGATGAGGCGTTTCGCGAGGGCGGCGCTGCCGGGGCAGCTCATCGCCTTCAGTTCGAGCTCATCGCTCGCCTCGCTGCCGGCCCTGGTCGAGGCCGCCGAGACCGAACTCGCGCTGCCAGCCGAGGTGACCGGATTCGTGCTTCCCGTCGCGGCGGCGATGTTCAAGATTGCCGGACCGGTGTCGTGGACGGTCGGCGCGCTGTTCGTCGGGTGGTTCTACCACGTGCCCCTGCACGCCCCGCAGCTGGCGACGATCGCCTGTGCGTCGGTGTTCCTCGCGTTCGCGGCACCGGGCATTCCTCGAGGGGCGTTCATCATGCTCACGCCGCTGCTCGTCGCCGTCGGGCTCCCGGCCGAGGGCGTCGGCCTGCTCATCGCCATCGACGCGATCCCCGACACGTTCGCATCGGTGCTGAACTCCACGGGCCTCCTGACGGCGACAGTGCTGGTCGCGCGCGGCCCGGCTAGCGCTCCAGATGGAACGGCACGCTCGTCACCACCACCCGCGGCCGAAAGAGGAGTGCCCCTTTAA